In the genome of Pempheris klunzingeri isolate RE-2024b chromosome 11, fPemKlu1.hap1, whole genome shotgun sequence, one region contains:
- the ythdf1 gene encoding YTH domain-containing family protein 1: protein MMSAASIDPQTSKGQDASKAFPVSVQNGSLHQKDTVHDNDFEPYLTGQSNQNNSYQSMTDPYLSSYYAPSIGFPYPLSEAPWSTGGDPPIPYLTPYAPLSNGDHHFMHDTVFGQPGGLSSSIYPHRFNFFPENPAFSAWGTSGSQGQQTQSSAYGGSYSYPPSSLGGTLVPDGQTGFHSDTLSKAPGMNSLEQGMLGLKIGGDVTGSGSGVKSAGSVIGGGGSVAAAVATGNGGTPIGMPPPKPTSWAAIASKPAKLQQQKAKNKPGTPMAVGVLPPPPIKHNMDIDTWDNKVTATKMAPPLPPQHHHHHHHHHHQQHHQQHQHQHQHQHQHQHQHQPQLHSHAPSLLPPLQQSLQSAQSLVQQMTMQGPPPPPPQSYQNHNSTPTPQTRWIAPRNRNLCYGGGSLDSSGSSNGGGIGNGGGGGGGVPPEPGSESHPVLEKLRAAHSYNPKEFDWNLKNGRVFIIKSYSEDDIHRSIKYSIWCSTEHGNKRLDSAFRAMNAKGPVYLLFSVNGSGHFCGVAEMCSPVDYGTSAGVWAQDKWKGKFDVNWLFVKDVPNSQLRHIRLENNDNKPVTNSRDTQEVPLEKAKQVLKIIAQYKHTTSIFDDFSHYEKKQEEEEVVKKSYEPASIQSRSRIDQDRQK, encoded by the exons ATGATGTCTGCCGCTAGCATTGATCCTCAG ACATCGAAAGGACAAGATGCGAGCAAAG CCTTTCCAGTTTCAGTGCAGAATGGTTCCCTCCACCAGAAGGATACAGTCCATGACAATGACTTTGAGCCCTATCTCACTGGCCAGTCTAATCAG aatAACAGCTATCAGTCCATGACAGACCCATACCTGTCCAGCTACTATGCCCCCTCCATTGGGTTTCCGTACCCCCTCAGTGAGGCTCCTTGGTCTACAGGAGGTGACCCACCAATTCCCTACCTGACACCTTATGCCCCCCTCAGCAATGGAGACCATCACTTCATGCACGACACAGTGTTTGGGCAGCCGGGTgggctcagcagcagcatctaTCCTCACAGGTTTAACTTTTTCCCCGAGAATCCGGCCTTCTCAGCCTGGGGCACCAGTGGTTCTCAGGGCCAGCAGACTCAGAGCTCAGCCTACGGGGGGAGTTACAGCTACCCACCTAGCTCTCTAGGAGGCACCTTAGTCCCTGATGGCCAGACAGGTTTCCATAGTGACACACTGAGCAAGGCTCCAGGTATGAACAGCCTAGAGCAGGGCATGCTGGGCCTAAAAATAGGTGGGGATGTGACAGGAAGTGGCTCTGGTGTGAAGAGTGCAGGCTCTGTGATTGGTGGCGGTGGcagtgtagctgcagctgttgctACGGGCAACGGCGGCACACCAATCGGAATGCCCCCTCCAAAACCTACATCGTGGGCTGCTATCGCTAGTAAACCTGCCAAGCTGCAGCAACAAAAGGCCAAGAACAAACCTGGCACACCCATGGCTGTGGGGGTTCTGCCTCCACCCCCcattaaacacaacatggaTATTGATACTTGGGATAATAAAGTGACTGCTACCAAGATGGCCCCTCCTTTGCCCCCCcaacatcaccatcaccaccaccaccaccaccatcagcagcaccatcagcagcaccagcaccagcaccagcaccagcatcagcaccagcaccagcaccagcccCAGCTTCACTCCCACGCTCCCAGTCTCCTACCTCCCCTCCAACAGTCCCTACAGTCTGCCCAGTCCCTTGTGCAGCAGATGACCATGCAgggtcctccacctcctcccccacaGTCTTACCAGAACCACAACTCCACTCCAACACCTCAGACCCGCTGGATAGCCCCCCGCAACCGCAACTTGTGCTACGGTGGTGGAAGTTTGGACAGCAGCGGCTCCTCTAATGGTGGTGGTATAGGTAAcggaggtggagggggaggaggtgtTCCCCCAGAGCCAGGATCAGAGTCCCACCCAGTGCTGGAGAAGCTGCGTGCGGCCCACAGCTACAACCCCAAGGAGTTTGACTGGAACCTGAAAAACGGGCGCGTGTTCATCATCAAGAGCTACTCCGAGGACGACATCCACCGCTCCATCAAGTACTCCATCTGGTGCAGCACGGAGCACGGCAACAAACGTTTGGACTCAGCCTTCAGAGCTATGAACGCTAAAGGTCCTGTCTACTTGTTGTTCAGTGTCAATGGCAGCGGCCATTTCTGCGGCGTGGCCGAAATGTGCTCACCTGTGGACTACGGCACCAGCGCTGGTGTTTGGGCACAGGACAAGTGGAAGGGTAAGTTTGATGTGAACTGGTTGTTTGTTAAGGACGTGCCAAATAGCCAGCTGCGCCACATTCGCCTGGAGAACAATGACAACAAGCCAGTCACCAACTCACGTGACACTCAAGAGGTTCCTCTGGAAAAAGCAAAGCAGGTGCTCAAAATCATCGCCCAGTACAAACACACCACCTCCATCTTTGACGACTTTTCCCACTATGAGAagaagcaagaggaggaggaggtggtgaaaAAG AGCTATGAGCCCGCCTCAATACAGAGCAGATCCCGAATTGATCAG GATCGTCAGAAGTAA
- the nkain5 gene encoding sodium/potassium-transporting ATPase subunit beta-1-interacting protein 3 — MGCCTARCMLILLCGLQLITALERQVFDFLGYQWAPIMVNFFHIIMVILGLFGVIQYRSRYVIMYLLWTILWVGWNVFVSCLYLDLGGLSKDSDILSLGVSSHRSWWKDNGPGCESETLPSAGWQNQRNPELTTVLSCWLEYQYIEILHCIVQLLVSLLGFVHACYVVSTFSDEEDSFNFIGEFHHPSKPSQLLF; from the exons atggggTGCTGCACGGCGCGATGCATGCTGATCCTCCTGTGTGGTCTGCAGTTG ATAACTGCGCTGGAGAGGCAGGTGTTTGACTTCCTCGGGTACCAGTGGGCTCCCATCATGGTCAACTTCTTCCACATCATCATGGTCATCCTGGGCCTGTTTGGTGTCATCCAGTACAGATCACGCTACGTTATTATG TACCTGCTGTGGACGATTTTGTGGGTTGGCTGGAATGTCTTCGTCAGCTGCCTCTACTTGGATTTGGGAGGGCTTTCAAAG GACAGCGACATTCTCTCCCTCGGAGTGTCGTCGCATCGCTCGTGGTGGAAGGACAACGGGCCGGGGTGTGAGAGCGAGACCCTTCCCTCCGCCGGGTGGCAGAACCAGCGAAACCCGGAGCTGACCACAGTGCTGAGCTGCTGGCTCGAGTACCAGTACATCGAAATCCTGCACTGCATCGTCCAGCTCCTCGTATCA CTCCTGGGTTTTGTTCACGCCTGCTACGTCGTCAGCACTTTCTCAGATGAGGAAGACAGCT TTAATTTCATTGGTGAATTTCATCATCCATCCAAACCCTCTCAGTTGCTCTTCTAG